One stretch of Argiope bruennichi chromosome 3, qqArgBrue1.1, whole genome shotgun sequence DNA includes these proteins:
- the LOC129963070 gene encoding protein D2-like: MALKLVYLLVLLHLSSIYAQEDVCNFRSNGIVPDKVYSMPESVMKVEYNGVPVTCGNLLSRSQTKDPPTVVKYKSDPNKLYTLAMIDPDVFTPQNPTAAHYRHWLIENIPGDRVESGDVVSPYYPTAPPSYSDAHRYIFLAYEQPNGQRLNDSMPNESEKRMNFDPMQFIKDRNLQGPMAGNFFYCHH; encoded by the exons ATGGCGTTGAAACTGGTTTATCTGCTGGTTCTTCTTCATTTGTCAAGCATTTATGCCCAGGAAGATGTGTGCAATTTTCGATCAAATGGCATTGTGCCTGATAAAGTATATTCTATGCCTGAAAGTGTCATGAAA gTTGAATATAACGGTGTGCCTGTCACTTGCGGTAACTTGTTAAGTCGCAGCCAGACAAAGGATCCTCCTACCGTTGTCAAGTACAAATCTGATCCAAACAAGCTGTACACCTTGGCCATGATCG ATCCTGATGTTTTTACTCCGCAAAACCCAACTGCCGCCCATTATCGCCATTGGCTCATCGAAAATATTCCAGGAGACAGAGTAGAAAGCGGAGATGTGGTCTCGCCTTACTATCCAACAGCCCCACCTTCTTACTCAG atgctCATAGATATATATTCCTTGCTTACGAACAACCAAATGGTCAAAGACTGAATGACAGTATGCCCAATGAAAGCGAAAAACGAATGAACTTTGATCCCATGCAGTTCATTAAGGATCGAAACCTTCAAGGTCCAATGGCAGGGAATTTCTTTTATTGCCatcattaa
- the LOC129963069 gene encoding techylectin-5A-like, which yields MLNMPTSLLCRMCLLILLIQHSKGQDDDDFEPRDCSDHLMNGNYESRIYTIFPNSKSLNVYCDMDTDGGGWTVIQRRGNYTPQEKFYRDWNDYKHGFGNVDRDFWLGNDNIHTLSTLMPVEIRFDLADVRGNRRYAVYKSFYIDNEKKDYTLHISGYSGNAGDGMKFHNGQPFSTKDRGNYQAVLAIYGPWWIFEWAYVHLNGFYSPGENDFQAIHWYKWLENEGLAFSEMKIRQR from the exons ATGCTGAACAT GCCGACTTCGCTTCTTTGCCGAATGTGTCTCTTAATTCTTTTGATCCAGCACTCAAAGGGACAAGATGATGATG ACTTCGAACCGAGAGATTGCTCCGATCACTTGATGAACGGGAACTATGAAAGCAGAATTTACACCATCTTTCCCAATTCCAAATCTTTGAATGTGTATTGTGACATGGACACTGATGGTGGTGGCTGGACG gtaattCAAAGAAGAGGAAACTACACACCACAAGAGAAATTTTATCGGGACTGGAATGACTACAAACACGGATTCGGAAACGTCGACCGAGATTTCTGGTTGG GAAATGACAACATCCATACCCTGAGCACCCTAATGCCTGTAGAAATACGCTTCGATCTGGCGGATGTGAGAGGAAACCGTCGTTATGCAGTCTATAAAAGTTTCTACATAGATAATGAGAAAAAAGATTATACTCTGCACATTAGTGGGTACAGCGGAAATGCAG GTGATGGCATGAAATTCCACAATGGACAGCCATTTTCTACTAAAGACAGAGGAAACTACCAAGCTGTCTTAGCTATATATGGACCCTGGTGGATCTTCGAATGGGCGTACGTACATCTCAATGGATTTTACAGTCCAGGTGAGAACGACTTCCAGGCTATTCATTGGTACAAGTGGCTGGAAAACGAAGGATTGGccttttcagaaatgaaaatcaGACAACGTTAA